A window of Emcibacter sp. SYSU 3D8 genomic DNA:
CATTGCTGAAGGGCCAGGCGCAGGCCAAATGGGGCGACGAGAGCCGCTGGCGCGAGCTGACCGCGTCCATGCCGCAAGGACGCGGTGCGACCCCGCGCGAGATCGGCGACCTGGTGGCGTTCCTGGCGTCGGAGCGCGCCGGCTACACCAGCGGTGTCATCTACACCGTCGACGGCGGCATGAGCGCCCGCAACTGACCATGCACGGAAGCGCCGACACACTGGTCCTGAAGGGAGAATTCGGCCAGGCCGCGCTCGTGCAGGACCTGCAGGCGTCCTTCGGCGTGGGCTTGCCCGTCGACGAGACCCAGATGTGGTATTTCGTGGGCGACATCTATCGCTCGATCGCCATGCGGCTGGGCCCCGCCACAGACGGCGGCAAGGCGAATGCCGGCACGCTGACATACTATTATCTGCGCCGGGGCATCCGCGAGTTGGGCAAGGGCGACGACGTGACGCCCGACCTGCCGCTGCGCGAGCTGGAGCTGCTTCAGCCGCGCCGGTTCCTCAAGCGCCTTGCTGGCCAGACCGGACTGAAGATGCCCGAGCACGACAGCTCATGGCTCGGCTGGGCCGCCATGATGCTGTGCTTCGGCGCCGCCGCCGGCCTTGCCTTCGGCATTCCCCCGCTGCCGCTGAACTGGCCCGCCGCCCTGATGACCCTGGCACTGGCGTTTCTGCTGCCGCTGTTCGATCCGGGCCGCTTCCCCGCCGGGTGCCGCACGGTCCGCGACCTCGCGGAAAAAGCCGCCGGTCTCAACTACGCCAGGCTCCGCGGCGATGGTGCGGCGGGTGACGCCGAAGCGATCTGGAAAGCGCTGCTGGGCGTGCTGTCCTCCCACACCGATACGCCGGCGCGCGAAATCACGCCGAACACGAGACTGGTAACCGGCGAGATGGAGCCGGAGCACATCACCTACCATTAGCCGGCGCGTGCGCGTGCGAGGCTACCGCGCCGTCATGCCGCCATCGACGACCAGTTCCGTGCCGGTCATGAACGAGCTCTCGGCGGACGCGAGAAATACCGCCGCATCGGCGATATCCCTGGGCCGGCCAAGGCGGCCGAGCGGATGGCCGCCGACCATGAAACGCTGCACCTTTTCGGCGTCCATGGCCCGCGCCTCCATCTGGCCGCGCACCACCTCGGCCGCCATGTCGGTATCGATGACGCCGGGATGGATGGAATTGACCCGGATGTTCAGCTTCAGGTCGGCGCATTCCATGGCAAGCGACTTGGAGAACAGCCGCACGGCGCCCTTGGTCATGCTGTAGACGGTCTGGAACGAAGCGCCGATCAGGCCGGCCACCGACGACAGATTCACGATGGCGCCGCCACCGTCCCAGCGCGACGCGCGGGCGGCAAGGAACGGCAGCGCCAGCTTGCTGCCCAGCATCAATCCGACCACGTTGACGGCAAGCAGGCGGTTCATGTCGGCGACGCTGGTCTCGGCCAGCGGCTTGCCGAGGAACAGGCCGGCGTTGTTGACCAGTACATCGAGCCCGCCAAATTCATCGTTGGCGGCCTCCAGCGCGCGCCGCCAGCCCTGTTCGGTTGTCACGTCGTGGGAGACGTAGAGGGCCTGCCCGCCCTGTACACGGATCTCGGTGGCGGCGGCGTCCCCTTCCAGGTCGAGGATGTCGGTCAGCAGCACCCGCGCGCCCTCGGCGGCCATGGAGGCGGCGATGGACCTGCCGATACCGCGCGCCGCTCCGGTGACCAGCGCCACCTTGCCGTCCAGCCGGCCCATCCTGACGTT
This region includes:
- a CDS encoding glucose 1-dehydrogenase → MGRLDGKVALVTGAARGIGRSIAASMAAEGARVLLTDILDLEGDAAATEIRVQGGQALYVSHDVTTEQGWRRALEAANDEFGGLDVLVNNAGLFLGKPLAETSVADMNRLLAVNVVGLMLGSKLALPFLAARASRWDGGGAIVNLSSVAGLIGASFQTVYSMTKGAVRLFSKSLAMECADLKLNIRVNSIHPGVIDTDMAAEVVRGQMEARAMDAEKVQRFMVGGHPLGRLGRPRDIADAAVFLASAESSFMTGTELVVDGGMTAR